From the genome of Bradyrhizobium sp. ORS 278:
CCGGAGAGCGTCAGCAGGCCGGTCGACCACCAGCCGAGCTTCACGACGTCGCCGCGGCCGAACGATGGCAGCCAGCCGAGCGTGACCGAGAACAGGTAGATCAGCAGAATGCCGATCAGGAAGGTCGGCAGCGAGATGCCGATCAGCGACACCATCTGGAACAGCTTTGCCAGCAGCGAGTCGCGGCGCAGCGCGGAGAACACGCCCATGATGATCCCGAAGACCAAGGCCAGGATGGTCGCGCAGACGGCGAGCTCCAGCGTCGCGGGCATGCGCTCCTTGAGGAGATCGGAGACCGGCTGGCGGAATTGGTAGGACACGCCGAACTTGAACTGCGCGGCATCGAACAGGTATCGGCCGAACTGCACGATGAAAGGATCGTCGAGGCCGAGGGACTGGCGGATCTGGGCGCGTTCCGCCGCCGAAGCGTCGATCGGCACGAGCTGGCTGACGGGATCGCCGGCGAAGCGGAACATCGCGAACGCGATTATCCCGACGGCGATCATGACGCCGATGGCCTGAATTGCTCGGCGAAGCGTGAAGGCGAGCATCTGGTCCTTTCAGTCCTCTCGATCGCGCGGCGGGTAGCACCTGCCGTGGAAAATGAAAAGTCCCGAAAAGCAGTTCTGCTTTCCGGGACTTTGGGTCGTCGGGCGAACTACTCGGTCTTGTTGGCCCAGAACATCAGCACGGCGTTGTCGGCGCGCAGCGGGATCTTGACCTTCTTCGACACGCCCCAGGCCACGGCCTGCTGATGCAGCGGGATGTAGCCGTAGTCCTTGATGCCGATCTCGAAGGCCTGCTTGATCAGCTGATCGCGCTTCGCCGGGTCGGCTTCGACCAGGACCTTGTCGGTGAGCGCGTCGAACTCCTTGTTGCAGTAGTTGCCGAGATTGGCCTCGCCGCGGGTCGGATCCTTGGCGTCGTCACGGCAGCCCATGATGTCGTGCATCACGTTGTGCGCGTCCATCGACGAGGGCGTCCAGCCGAGCAGGAAGAAGGAGGTGTTGTAGCCGCCGGGCTTCAGCACCTTCGCGAAATACTGCGCCTTGGGCTGCGCGTTCAGGTTCACCTTCACGCCGATGCGCGCCAGCATGCCGACGACGGCCTGGCAGATCGCGGCGTCGTTGACGTAGCGGTCGTTCGGGCAGTCCATGCCGACCTCGAAGCCGTCGGGATAGCCGGCCTCGGTCAGGAGCTTCTTGGCCGCGTCCGGATCGTATTTCGGACGGGTGAAGTCCTTCGACAGCGAATACAGCTGCGGCGCGATCATCAGCGCCGACGGCGTCGACAGGCCGCGCATGACTCGGGTCTTGATCAGCTCGACGTCGATGGACTTGTAGAACGCCTCGCGGACACGGATGTCCTTGAACGGGTTCTTGCCCTTGACGTTGGAGTAGAGCAGCTCATCGCGCGTCTCGTCCATGCCGAGGAAGATCGTGCGCAGCTCGGGTCCCTTCAGGACCTGCGCATTCGGGCTGGAATCGACACGGCCGATGTCCTGCACCGGAACCGGCTCGATGATGTCGACCTCGCCGGAGAGCAGCGCCGCGACGCGCGTCGCGTCCGAGGAAATGGTCGTGAACACGATCTCCTTGAGATTATGCTCCGGCTTGCCCCACCAGTTCGGGTTGACCTTGAAGACGGTCTTCACGCCCGGCTGATGGCTCTCGATGATAAAGGGACCGGTGCCGTTCTCGTGCAGCGAGGCGTAGCTCGGCGTGGTCGCGGAGACCGGGGTCGGCGCGACCGCGTTGTTGTCCTCGCACCACTTCTTGCTCATGATGAACCACGTATCCCATTGCGAGATCAGAATGGGATTGGGCGCGTCGAGCTTCACGTCCACCGTGTAGTCGTCCACCTTGATGAACTTGGCGTCCGGCGGAACGTTGGACAGAAAGTTGGAGCCGGTGGCGCGGACGCGGTCGGCGGAGAAGATCACGTCGTCGGCGGTGAAGGGTTCACCATTGTGGAACTTGACACCCTTGCGCAGATGAAAGCGCCAGCGGGTCGGCTCGGGCGTTTCCCAGCTCTCGGCAAGGGCCGGAATGATCTTGAGATCCTTGTCGCGCGCCGTGAGCCCTTCATAGACGTGCGCGTGATGCGCAATCGTGGTTGATTCCTTGAAGGTGTAGGGATCGAGCGACTTCAGGGTGCCCTGGTTGGCATAGCGCAGGGTCTGGGCCGAAGCCGGCATGAGGGAGAGGCCGAAGGCGACCGCTGCGGCGATGAGCAGGGATTTGCGTCCCGACATATGTCCAAATTCTCCGCGTTTGACGCTTGGTTTTTTGGCAGGCGTCTGGGTCCCGCCTGCCTTGCTTCGAAGTTCGTGATGTCTGCAGCGCCTCTTGCACGAACTTCAAGAAGCAACAAGACGCCGGGCGATGTGCTTGCAAGTCTGATGCCGTGCTGGAACGAACTGATCCCAAGCTTCTGTAGGACCGCGGCACGCCGATCGCGATGATGTTGCCAGAATTCAGCAGCGGCACACAAGGGCACTTTGTTTAAGCCTAAACGATATGGTTATCCCCGGGGATCTCGATTTGCAGTGCACGCGCCGCCTTCGAACGACACGACCGGTCCGCCGGATCAGGGTTGACCATGTCCCGGGAATTGCGCACCTGCAGCAACGCGCCGCTTGCTAGAGGGGGGGCGGGGCGGTGATACTGGGCTCTCTCCACCCGGGCTCCGGGATGAGTGTCCCGTGGTAACGGGACCCGGCTGGAGTGGCGTTGGGGTGGCTTGAACAGGGCGGAGCGGACATGAAAGTCAACATCGAGATCGATTGCACACCGCTCGAGGCGCGGCAGTTTATCGGACTTCCCGACCTCGGTCCGATGCAGGCCGCGGTCATGGACCGGCTGCAGCATCAGATGACGAGCAACATCGACAAGCTGACCCCCGAAGCGATCATGCAGAGCTGGTTCAACTTCGATCCCCGCCTGGCCGAGCGGTTCCAGGACCTGATGCTGACGATGGCCGGCCTCGGCGGCAGCCGCTCGAGCTCCAGCGACAAGAAGTCCGCCTGACGGGGCAGTGATCGCGGATTTCGCTGCGCGGAACTGATCCCGCATCGAAAGCGGCGAAAGCGACCGAGGCGTCTTCACGCCGCGTCATCGAGCGTGCACCATGCCGCCTGCCAGAACCGGGCAGCCAAGCCCGGCAGAGCAGCTTCACGGGAGGACGCATGACCGATCCGACATCGATGCCGCCGCTGCAATACGCGACCACCAATGGCATTCGGATGGGCTATTACGAGGCCGGTCCTGCAACCGACCATCCGCCCATGATCCTCTGCCACGGCTGGCCGGAGCTGGCCTTTTCCTGGCGGCACCAGATCAAGGCGCTGGCGGAGGCGGGCATCCGCGTCATCGCGCCGGACCAGCGCGGCTATGGCGCCACCGACCGGCCGGAGCCGGT
Proteins encoded in this window:
- a CDS encoding ABC transporter substrate-binding protein; the encoded protein is MSGRKSLLIAAAVAFGLSLMPASAQTLRYANQGTLKSLDPYTFKESTTIAHHAHVYEGLTARDKDLKIIPALAESWETPEPTRWRFHLRKGVKFHNGEPFTADDVIFSADRVRATGSNFLSNVPPDAKFIKVDDYTVDVKLDAPNPILISQWDTWFIMSKKWCEDNNAVAPTPVSATTPSYASLHENGTGPFIIESHQPGVKTVFKVNPNWWGKPEHNLKEIVFTTISSDATRVAALLSGEVDIIEPVPVQDIGRVDSSPNAQVLKGPELRTIFLGMDETRDELLYSNVKGKNPFKDIRVREAFYKSIDVELIKTRVMRGLSTPSALMIAPQLYSLSKDFTRPKYDPDAAKKLLTEAGYPDGFEVGMDCPNDRYVNDAAICQAVVGMLARIGVKVNLNAQPKAQYFAKVLKPGGYNTSFFLLGWTPSSMDAHNVMHDIMGCRDDAKDPTRGEANLGNYCNKEFDALTDKVLVEADPAKRDQLIKQAFEIGIKDYGYIPLHQQAVAWGVSKKVKIPLRADNAVLMFWANKTE
- a CDS encoding ABC transporter permease, with the protein product MLAFTLRRAIQAIGVMIAVGIIAFAMFRFAGDPVSQLVPIDASAAERAQIRQSLGLDDPFIVQFGRYLFDAAQFKFGVSYQFRQPVSDLLKERMPATLELAVCATILALVFGIIMGVFSALRRDSLLAKLFQMVSLIGISLPTFLIGILLIYLFSVTLGWLPSFGRGDVVKLGWWSTGLLTLSGWKALIMPSITLGLFQMTLIMRLVRAEMLEVLRTDYIRFARARGLTTRAIHFGHALRNTLVPVITVVGLQFGSVIAFSIITEQVFQWPGMGLLFVQAVQNVDIPIMAAYLMMVSLIFVTINLVVDILYTVVDPRLRATISRPA
- a CDS encoding DUF6489 family protein, translated to MKVNIEIDCTPLEARQFIGLPDLGPMQAAVMDRLQHQMTSNIDKLTPEAIMQSWFNFDPRLAERFQDLMLTMAGLGGSRSSSSDKKSA